One Triticum dicoccoides isolate Atlit2015 ecotype Zavitan chromosome 5B, WEW_v2.0, whole genome shotgun sequence genomic window carries:
- the LOC119305026 gene encoding putative cyclin-dependent kinase F-2 has protein sequence MAPSARRLRQKEAVWPPSMARYEQLEKLGAGINGEVFKAWDTQDKLIVTIKRLSGSGNDGLIISGIREVARESMCLGACRGIPSIVQHRRTYADAYQSETGDSFIVMDYVGRVNLRGYMQRRVTRRRPFSEAEVRRIMKQLLEGAKAMHGLGILHLDIKPENVLLDDGTEDRKERPKKGAIEADVRGEVKGGRVIYKIGGSGMSQKEGPGKSPPEVTILTPYSAPELLLHSREYDDRVDTWGLGCIMADLLSGTGASTFDGESDIEIMAKVFGIVGTEGIKEWSGYSGLAADRKSKLPGDGGISRLRHKFPNRKLSSAGFEVLSGLLESNPEKRLTAAETLQKPWFHFHNRRRGIAGFFKSCVVGVVPEI, from the coding sequence ATGGCGCCTTCCGCGAGAAGACTTCGCCAGAAAGAGGCTGTCTGGCCCCCCTCCATGGCGCGGTACGAACAGCTGGAGAAGCTGGGCGCCGGCATCAACGGGGAAGTGTTCAAGGCGTGGGACACCCAGGACAAGCTGATCGTCACCATCAAGCGGCTCAGCGGGAGCGGCAACGACGGCTTAATTATTTCCGGCATACGGGAGGTTGCGCGCGAGAGCATGTGCCTGGGCGCGTGCCGCGGCATCCCCTCGATCGTGCAGCACCGCCGGACCTACGCTGACGCATACCAATCCGAGACCGGCGACTCCTTCATCGTGATGGACTACGTCGGGCGCGTCAACCTGCGCGGCTACATGCAGCGCCGGGTCACTCGTCGTCGTCCGTTCTCTGAGGCCGAGGTGCGCCGGATCATGAAGCAGCTCCTGGAGGGGGCGAAGGCCATGCACGGCCTGGGCATCCTGCACCTGGACATCAAACCGGAGAACGTGCTCCTCGACGACGGCACGGAGGACAGGAAGGAGAGGCCCAAGAAGGGGGCCATCGAAGCCGATGTTCGCGGCGAGGTCAAGGGCGGCCGCGTAATCTACAAGATCGGCGGTTCCGGGATGTCCCAGAAGGAAGGGCCGGGCAAGAGCCCGCCGGAGGTGACTATTCTGACGCCGTACAGCGCACCGGAGCTCCTGCTGCACTCGCGTGAATACGACGATCGCGTGGACACCTGGGGGCTCGGATGCATAATGGCCGACCTCCTCTCCGGCACCGGCGCCTCCACGTTCGACGGCGAGTCAGACATAGAGATCATGGCCAAAGTGTTTGGCATCGTTGGCACGGAGGGGATCAAGGAGTGGTCTGGATACTCGGGGCTAGCGGCAGACCGGAAGTCGAAGCTGCCGGGTGACGGAGGCATCAGCCGCCTCCGGCACAAGTTTCCCAATCGCAAGCTATCGTCGGCCGGCTTCGAGGTGCTCAGCGGGTTGCTGGAGAGCAACCCGGAGAAGCGGCTTACCGCAGCGGAGACGCTCCAGAAGCCTTGGTTCCACTTCCACAACCGACGACGTGGCATTGCTGGTTTCTTCAAGTCGTGCGTGGTTGGAGTCGTACCGGAGATATAG